Proteins co-encoded in one Geothermobacter ehrlichii genomic window:
- a CDS encoding NAD(+)/NADH kinase, translating into MKRIGIYAKHNNRDAAALAGDVCCYLEERGCSIFLEDVLASALGREKGYPPGAIPSLVDLVVVLGGDGTLISVARLIGELRIPILGVNLGRLGFLTEVACDETFPVLDRVLRGDFEVSSRMMLDAVVLRRGEAVGRFRTLNDVVINKGALARIIDMEASINGGYLTTFRGDGLIISTPTGTTAYNLAAGGPIIHPGLHCLAIAPICPHMLTNRPIIVSDEDVIRVEVKFQDEEVMLTADGQIGMPLAGGDVVEVRRSPCVTLLVKSPQRDYFEILRTKLLWGER; encoded by the coding sequence ATGAAAAGAATCGGTATCTATGCCAAGCACAACAACCGGGATGCCGCGGCCCTGGCCGGCGATGTCTGCTGCTATCTCGAAGAGCGCGGCTGCAGCATCTTTCTGGAAGATGTGCTGGCCTCGGCGCTGGGGCGGGAGAAGGGTTATCCGCCGGGCGCCATTCCTTCCCTGGTCGACCTGGTCGTCGTGCTGGGTGGTGACGGCACCCTGATTTCCGTCGCCCGGCTGATCGGTGAGCTGCGGATTCCCATCCTCGGAGTGAATCTCGGCCGGCTCGGTTTTCTCACCGAGGTCGCCTGCGACGAGACCTTTCCGGTGCTCGACCGGGTGCTGCGCGGCGATTTCGAGGTGTCGAGCCGCATGATGCTCGACGCCGTGGTGCTGCGTCGCGGCGAGGCCGTCGGCCGTTTCCGTACCCTGAACGACGTTGTCATCAACAAGGGGGCGCTGGCACGCATCATCGACATGGAGGCCAGCATCAACGGCGGCTACCTGACCACCTTCCGCGGCGACGGCCTGATCATCTCGACCCCGACCGGCACCACCGCCTACAACCTGGCCGCCGGCGGCCCCATCATCCATCCGGGGCTGCACTGCCTGGCCATCGCCCCCATCTGTCCGCACATGCTGACCAACCGGCCGATCATCGTCTCTGACGAAGACGTGATCCGGGTCGAGGTCAAGTTTCAGGACGAAGAGGTGATGCTGACCGCCGACGGCCAGATCGGCATGCCGCTGGCCGGCGGTGACGTGGTCGAGGTCAGGCGGTCTCCCTGCGTGACCCTGCTGGTGAAGAGCCCGCAGCGGGACTATTTCGAAATCCTTCGCACCAAGCTGCTCTGGGGAGAGCGCTAG
- a CDS encoding replication-associated recombination protein A yields MDLFSQSTGDDAPLAERMRPQALDDMVGQQHLLGEGKLLRRLIEQDRLASVIFWGPPGTGKTTLARVIANTTSSRFVFFSAVLGSIKEVREIVAKAAEERAWHGRRTLLFVDEIHRFNKAQQDAFLPAVEKGDVILIGATTENPSFEVNSALLSRSRVFVLEPLSAEDLKTLLQKALRDPRGLADSNLQIEEDALDFLAARAHGDARVALGALEIAATAARNGTIDLPLVEEALQSRAILYDKGGEEHYNVISAFIKSMRGSDPDAALYWLARMLEAGEDPLFIARRMVIFASEDVGNADPRALQIAITVQQAVHFVGLPEARINLAQGVTYLATAPKSNASYVGIKQAQAEVRASGALPVPKHLRNAPTRLMKELDYGKGYQYAHDQAEALTTQSHLPEDLAGRTFYRPTDRGYEKTIGERMAYHAQLKMRRRGRKEKP; encoded by the coding sequence ATGGACCTCTTCTCTCAGAGCACCGGCGACGACGCCCCGCTGGCCGAGCGGATGCGGCCCCAGGCCCTGGACGACATGGTCGGCCAGCAGCACCTGCTGGGGGAAGGGAAACTGCTGCGCCGGCTGATCGAACAGGACCGGCTCGCCTCAGTCATCTTCTGGGGACCGCCGGGCACCGGCAAGACCACCCTCGCCCGCGTCATCGCCAACACCACCAGCAGCCGCTTCGTCTTTTTTTCGGCCGTTCTCGGCAGCATCAAGGAGGTGCGGGAGATCGTCGCCAAGGCGGCGGAAGAACGCGCCTGGCACGGCCGCCGCACCCTGCTTTTCGTCGACGAGATCCACCGTTTCAACAAGGCGCAGCAGGACGCCTTTCTTCCCGCCGTCGAGAAGGGGGATGTCATTCTTATCGGCGCGACGACCGAAAACCCGAGCTTCGAGGTCAATTCGGCCCTGCTCTCCCGGTCGCGGGTCTTCGTGCTAGAACCGCTTTCCGCCGAGGATCTGAAAACCCTGCTGCAAAAAGCCCTGCGCGATCCGCGCGGCCTGGCGGACAGCAATCTGCAAATCGAGGAGGACGCCCTCGATTTTCTCGCCGCGCGGGCCCACGGCGATGCCCGGGTGGCCCTTGGCGCGCTGGAGATCGCCGCCACCGCGGCCCGCAACGGAACCATCGACCTGCCCCTGGTCGAGGAGGCGCTGCAGAGCCGGGCCATTCTCTACGACAAGGGAGGCGAGGAGCACTACAACGTCATCTCGGCCTTCATCAAGAGCATGCGCGGCTCCGACCCGGACGCCGCCCTCTACTGGCTGGCCCGGATGCTCGAGGCAGGCGAAGACCCCCTGTTCATCGCCCGCAGGATGGTCATCTTCGCCTCCGAGGATGTCGGCAACGCCGATCCCCGCGCCCTGCAGATCGCCATCACCGTGCAGCAGGCGGTGCATTTCGTCGGCCTGCCCGAAGCGCGCATCAACCTGGCCCAGGGTGTCACCTATCTGGCCACGGCGCCAAAGAGCAATGCCAGCTATGTCGGCATCAAGCAGGCGCAGGCCGAGGTTCGCGCCAGCGGCGCCCTGCCGGTCCCCAAACACCTGCGCAACGCCCCGACCCGGCTGATGAAGGAACTCGACTACGGCAAGGGTTACCAGTACGCCCATGACCAGGCCGAAGCCCTGACAACCCAGTCCCACCTGCCGGAAGACCTGGCCGGCCGAACCTTCTACCGGCCGACCGACCGCGGCTACGAGAAGACCATCGGCGAACGCATGGCCTATCATGCGCAGCTGAAAATGCGGCGCAGGGGCCGAAAGGAAAAACCATGA
- the yidD gene encoding membrane protein insertion efficiency factor YidD: protein MSRRLLFVLLFLLPATPLWSAASDWQPWDGKSRKEMPIEADGPAFDQAIRFFQHYISPVDGARCPMYPTCSAYARQALARHGPWLGILLTVDRLIHENDPRERRRPVLVGDRYRYFDPVEANDFWLGHPAAAPDPPDGQPPRSRMDSGQITQ, encoded by the coding sequence ATGAGCCGGCGGCTGCTTTTCGTTCTGCTGTTTCTGCTGCCGGCGACCCCGCTCTGGAGCGCGGCATCCGACTGGCAGCCCTGGGACGGCAAGAGCCGGAAAGAGATGCCGATCGAGGCCGACGGTCCGGCTTTCGACCAGGCGATCCGTTTCTTTCAGCACTACATCTCACCGGTCGACGGCGCCCGCTGCCCCATGTATCCGACCTGTTCGGCCTACGCCCGCCAGGCCCTGGCCCGCCACGGCCCCTGGCTCGGCATTCTGCTCACCGTCGACCGCCTGATTCACGAAAACGATCCGCGCGAACGCCGCCGGCCGGTGCTGGTCGGCGATCGCTATCGCTATTTCGACCCGGTCGAGGCCAACGACTTCTGGCTGGGGCATCCCGCGGCGGCGCCGGATCCGCCCGATGGTCAACCACCCCGTTCCCGCATGGACTCAGGGCAAATAACCCAGTGA
- a CDS encoding HD domain-containing phosphohydrolase: MPPLNEPPIDFSEPLRHCLDYLGRSDVSVPIQSLLTASGIDRERLRVTAEQFYRFCQHVAAATGDDMLLRRVGRHAGRRASLGFLSQAAQGIVGPGLLLQHLIRRHQSGRPALWELKKTGARRLELSLGGKGHGPFLCQYVTGFLEGLAPLYSQEGSGFVHPRCTGRGDSRCLYVLSWPNRPGDTLRRARNLLAAGTLLTLPAIPWIPATATGPLAFAAMGGLFALTAIGGIIERIGIQKHLHRQILTNEHLVDQENANAVKLQLTRELSQAVGSRGSSEDLLQAVIDILAENLDFDRGMIFLVDRDEKTVQYRAGFGLGEQDLAVLREPVSMDLKSRGHPLPDFLRQSGSLLVNDVRGLHSVRHHNFCRWMAHLGNRSFLCCPIHNGKHPAGLLIMGLSSPRRQLLESDLQLLEGLVPLIGIGLQNTRLLHQQSSQFQSILQVLAASIDARDFLTAGHSAQVTEYAVGICRKLGLSEDYTDMVRIAAMLHDYGKLAVPDFILKKDGELSAEEKALIRTHPDKSREILERIPFEGIYRQIPQIVGAHHEKMDGSGYPKGLKGEEIPLGARIIAVADFFEAITSKRHYRDPMPYPVALQLLAEESLIHFDKNVVDAFFRYINETRVCMVGRSRPKRTSIDRRKVRIPCRTHVSCQIGNRVVAGTSANLSSGGIFVATDHPIDVNNHVEVIFTLPNQPSTLFRLKGRVAWHNNRKAQRLPHGVGIEFLRVPEEISGALNGFISHYVARHEAGLADEPVLTVH, encoded by the coding sequence ATGCCTCCGCTGAACGAACCACCGATCGACTTCAGCGAGCCGCTGCGGCATTGCCTCGACTATCTCGGCCGTTCCGACGTTTCCGTTCCCATTCAGTCACTGTTGACAGCCTCCGGCATCGACCGCGAACGGCTGCGGGTAACAGCTGAACAATTCTACCGATTTTGCCAGCATGTCGCAGCCGCAACCGGCGACGACATGCTGCTGCGCCGGGTGGGACGCCACGCCGGGCGCCGGGCAAGCCTCGGCTTTCTCAGCCAGGCGGCCCAGGGAATCGTCGGCCCCGGCCTCCTTCTGCAGCACCTGATACGGCGGCACCAGTCCGGCCGACCGGCGCTATGGGAACTGAAAAAAACCGGCGCCAGACGTCTCGAACTGTCGCTCGGCGGCAAGGGACACGGCCCCTTCCTCTGTCAGTACGTGACCGGTTTTCTCGAAGGGCTGGCTCCGCTCTACAGCCAGGAAGGATCCGGTTTCGTTCATCCGCGCTGTACCGGCCGGGGGGACAGCCGCTGTCTCTATGTCCTTTCCTGGCCCAACCGACCGGGCGACACCCTCAGGCGCGCCCGCAACCTGCTCGCCGCCGGCACCCTGCTGACATTGCCGGCGATACCGTGGATCCCGGCAACGGCGACCGGCCCTCTTGCGTTCGCCGCCATGGGGGGCCTCTTCGCCCTGACCGCCATCGGCGGTATCATCGAGCGTATCGGCATCCAGAAACACCTGCACCGGCAGATCCTGACCAACGAGCACCTCGTCGACCAGGAAAACGCCAACGCGGTCAAGCTGCAGCTGACCCGGGAACTGAGCCAGGCGGTGGGCAGCCGCGGCAGCAGCGAGGATCTGCTGCAGGCGGTCATCGACATTCTGGCCGAAAATCTCGACTTCGACCGGGGCATGATCTTCCTCGTCGACCGGGACGAAAAGACAGTGCAGTACCGGGCGGGATTCGGACTGGGCGAACAGGACCTGGCGGTACTGCGCGAACCCGTTTCCATGGATCTGAAGTCCAGGGGCCACCCCCTGCCCGACTTTCTGCGGCAGTCCGGCTCGCTGCTCGTCAACGACGTCAGGGGGCTGCATTCCGTCCGCCACCACAATTTCTGCCGCTGGATGGCCCACCTGGGCAACCGCTCGTTTCTCTGCTGCCCCATCCACAATGGAAAACATCCTGCAGGGCTGCTGATCATGGGCCTGTCCAGTCCGCGCCGACAACTGCTGGAAAGCGACCTGCAGCTGCTCGAGGGGCTGGTTCCCCTGATCGGCATCGGCCTGCAGAACACGCGTCTGCTCCATCAGCAGTCAAGCCAGTTCCAGTCGATCCTGCAGGTCCTGGCGGCAAGCATCGACGCCCGCGACTTTCTGACCGCGGGGCACTCGGCCCAGGTCACCGAATACGCCGTCGGCATCTGCCGCAAGCTGGGTCTTTCCGAGGACTACACCGACATGGTCCGCATCGCCGCCATGCTGCACGACTACGGCAAGCTGGCCGTTCCCGACTTCATCCTGAAAAAGGACGGTGAACTCTCCGCCGAAGAAAAGGCCCTGATTCGCACCCATCCCGACAAGAGCCGCGAAATTCTCGAACGGATCCCCTTCGAAGGCATCTATCGCCAGATCCCGCAGATCGTCGGCGCCCACCACGAAAAGATGGACGGCAGCGGCTATCCGAAGGGGCTGAAGGGAGAAGAGATTCCGCTCGGCGCCCGCATCATCGCCGTGGCCGACTTCTTCGAGGCCATCACCTCCAAGCGCCACTACCGGGACCCGATGCCCTATCCCGTGGCCCTGCAGCTTCTGGCCGAAGAAAGCCTGATCCACTTCGACAAGAATGTGGTCGACGCCTTTTTCCGCTACATCAACGAAACCAGGGTCTGCATGGTCGGCAGGTCCAGGCCGAAAAGAACCAGCATCGACCGGCGCAAGGTCCGCATCCCCTGCCGCACACATGTCTCCTGCCAGATCGGCAACCGAGTCGTTGCCGGCACCAGCGCCAACCTCAGCAGCGGCGGCATCTTCGTCGCCACCGACCATCCCATCGACGTCAACAACCACGTCGAGGTCATCTTCACCCTGCCCAACCAGCCCTCCACCCTCTTCCGGCTGAAGGGGAGAGTCGCCTGGCACAACAACCGCAAGGCGCAACGCCTGCCGCACGGCGTCGGCATCGAGTTTTTGCGTGTGCCCGAGGAGATCTCCGGCGCTCTCAACGGCTTCATCAGCCATTACGTGGCCCGCCATGAAGCCGGGCTTGCCGACGAACCGGTTCTGACCGTTCACTGA
- the recN gene encoding DNA repair protein RecN, which produces MLRELVIRNFAIIDRLEVSLKPGFNILTGETGAGKSIIIDAVGLLIGGRARPEVIRAGTDEATVEGLFDIAGLTEVKRQLEASGFEVADELTVKRVISREGKNRIFINGSIARLGQLQDISRRLVNIYGQHEHQLLQKPEAHLNFLDHFAGLQQQRRACADCHAGVKALRDELEQLEQGERDRQQRLDFLRFQRQEIAAAALRPGEDEELEQERKLLKHGEKLSQATGGGYESLYGGANSVCEIVSRLAGELENLAEIDPLLGTLAETLRSSQYSLEDVALQLRDFSSRLSFEPGRQNEVEERLARIGQLKRKYAPTVEGILERLQQVEAELDRLEHADSRREELAGQLRQAEARLRELGQDLSARRRRAAEKMARAVERELADLAMPGSRFEVHFFDLDEPGPRGLERIEFYLSTNPGEDPKPLAWIASGGELSRIMLALKQVAPEADGVSTLVFDEVDAGIGGEAASAVGRKLKKVARGLQVLCITHLPQVAAFGDNHYRVEKMVDGGRTFTAMVALGDETRVREMARMLGGDRVTERTLEHAREMIEAVAREKDDGT; this is translated from the coding sequence ATGCTCAGAGAACTCGTCATCCGCAACTTCGCCATCATCGACCGGCTCGAGGTGAGTCTGAAGCCGGGATTCAACATTCTTACCGGCGAGACGGGCGCCGGCAAGTCGATCATCATCGATGCCGTCGGCCTGCTCATCGGCGGCCGCGCCCGGCCCGAGGTCATACGAGCCGGTACCGACGAAGCGACGGTCGAAGGGCTGTTCGACATCGCCGGGCTGACCGAGGTCAAACGGCAGCTCGAGGCATCCGGTTTCGAGGTTGCGGACGAACTGACCGTCAAGCGGGTGATCAGTCGGGAAGGGAAGAACCGGATCTTCATCAACGGTTCCATCGCCCGGCTGGGGCAGCTGCAGGATATCAGCCGACGGCTGGTCAACATCTACGGCCAGCATGAGCACCAGCTGCTGCAGAAGCCCGAGGCCCACCTCAATTTTCTCGATCATTTCGCCGGCCTGCAGCAACAGCGCCGGGCCTGTGCCGACTGCCATGCCGGGGTGAAGGCGTTGCGCGACGAGCTCGAACAGCTCGAGCAGGGAGAGCGCGACCGCCAGCAGCGGCTCGATTTTCTGCGGTTTCAGCGGCAGGAGATTGCCGCCGCCGCCCTGCGGCCGGGGGAGGACGAGGAACTGGAACAGGAGCGCAAGCTGCTGAAGCATGGCGAAAAACTCTCCCAGGCTACCGGCGGCGGCTATGAAAGCCTCTACGGCGGTGCGAACTCGGTCTGTGAAATCGTCAGCCGGCTGGCGGGAGAGCTCGAAAACCTGGCCGAAATCGACCCGCTACTCGGGACCCTGGCGGAAACCCTGCGCAGCAGCCAGTACAGTCTCGAGGACGTCGCCCTGCAGCTGCGCGACTTTTCCTCCCGGCTCAGTTTCGAGCCAGGCCGGCAGAACGAGGTCGAGGAACGGCTGGCCCGCATCGGTCAGCTCAAGCGCAAGTATGCGCCGACGGTCGAGGGGATTCTCGAGCGGCTGCAGCAGGTCGAGGCCGAACTCGACCGCCTCGAGCACGCCGACAGCCGACGCGAGGAGCTGGCCGGACAGTTGCGGCAGGCCGAGGCGCGCCTGCGGGAGCTGGGGCAGGACCTCTCCGCCCGGCGCCGCCGGGCGGCCGAGAAGATGGCGCGGGCGGTCGAGCGGGAACTGGCCGATCTGGCCATGCCGGGATCCCGTTTCGAGGTTCATTTCTTTGACCTGGACGAGCCGGGACCGAGGGGGCTGGAGCGGATCGAATTCTACCTGTCGACCAATCCCGGCGAAGATCCGAAACCCCTGGCCTGGATCGCCTCGGGGGGCGAGCTGTCGCGCATCATGCTGGCCCTGAAGCAGGTGGCGCCGGAGGCCGACGGGGTTTCGACCCTCGTTTTCGACGAGGTCGACGCCGGGATCGGCGGCGAGGCGGCCAGCGCCGTCGGCCGCAAGCTGAAAAAAGTGGCCCGGGGATTGCAGGTCCTCTGCATCACCCACCTGCCGCAGGTGGCGGCATTCGGGGACAACCATTACCGGGTCGAGAAGATGGTCGACGGTGGACGGACCTTCACCGCCATGGTCGCGCTCGGCGACGAGACGCGGGTCCGGGAGATGGCCCGCATGCTGGGAGGCGACCGGGTGACCGAACGGACTCTCGAACACGCGCGGGAAATGATCGAAGCCGTCGCAAGGGAGAAAGACGATGGTACGTAA
- a CDS encoding M23 family metallopeptidase codes for MTDKRFTILIVPEDARRVRRFMLPGWTVRACCLAMAAVVLGVALLAAGYVRRGIDREELARLRQENTEQRLELARLSTELQTLNRDLTLLAQNDAQVRNLTSVQAARPDALTGIGGPPEPELPNGLSDLQERIDQVRRQIDLQRLSQEEIQAALNDQRSLLAAKPQGWPVKGWLTSTFGMRKSPFTGRRKMHEGLDIAARTGTPVHATADGVVTQAGIAPGYGKLVVIDHGYGYKTYYAHNSRIYVKVGQRVRRGDRIAAVGNTGSSTGSHVHYEVRRNGVPVNPRKFL; via the coding sequence GTGACAGACAAGCGTTTCACCATTCTGATCGTTCCTGAAGACGCCCGGCGCGTGCGCCGGTTCATGCTGCCGGGCTGGACGGTCCGGGCCTGTTGCCTGGCGATGGCGGCGGTGGTGCTCGGCGTCGCCCTGCTCGCCGCAGGCTATGTGCGCCGCGGGATCGACCGGGAGGAACTGGCGCGTCTGCGGCAGGAGAACACCGAGCAGCGGCTCGAGCTGGCCCGGCTCTCCACAGAACTGCAGACCCTGAACCGCGACCTGACCCTGCTGGCCCAGAACGATGCCCAGGTACGGAACCTGACCAGCGTCCAGGCCGCCCGGCCGGACGCCCTGACCGGCATCGGCGGACCGCCGGAACCGGAGCTGCCGAACGGGCTTTCCGACCTGCAGGAGCGCATCGACCAGGTACGTCGCCAGATCGATCTGCAGCGCCTCAGCCAGGAAGAGATTCAGGCCGCTCTCAACGACCAGCGATCGCTGCTGGCGGCGAAGCCCCAGGGCTGGCCGGTCAAGGGCTGGCTGACCTCGACCTTCGGCATGCGCAAGTCGCCCTTCACCGGCCGGCGCAAGATGCACGAGGGGCTCGACATCGCCGCCCGCACTGGAACCCCGGTGCATGCCACCGCCGACGGGGTGGTGACCCAGGCCGGAATCGCCCCCGGCTACGGCAAGCTGGTGGTCATCGACCATGGCTACGGCTACAAGACATACTACGCCCACAATTCGCGGATTTACGTCAAGGTCGGTCAGCGGGTCAGGCGTGGCGACCGGATCGCCGCCGTCGGCAACACCGGCAGTTCGACCGGCTCGCACGTTCACTACGAGGTGCGCCGCAACGGGGTGCCTGTCAATCCGCGCAAGTTCCTGTAG
- a CDS encoding N-acetyltransferase, which yields MVRKAVIADAKVIHGLLNHYAGEGLMLSASLAEVYEYIRSFYVFEQDGAVVGTVRLQICWEDLAEIRSLAVAEEAGGRGVGRSLVLACLDEARELGLRQVFALTYKPDFFARLGFVEIDKSRLPQKIWRDCIKCAKFPECDETAVSIDIDGAVPDGDS from the coding sequence ATGGTACGTAAGGCGGTCATCGCCGATGCCAAGGTGATTCACGGTCTGCTCAACCACTATGCCGGCGAAGGATTGATGCTCTCCGCCTCGCTGGCCGAGGTCTATGAATACATCCGGAGTTTCTATGTCTTCGAGCAGGACGGCGCCGTCGTCGGCACGGTCCGGTTGCAGATCTGCTGGGAGGACCTGGCCGAGATCCGCTCCCTGGCCGTGGCCGAAGAGGCCGGCGGCAGGGGGGTCGGCCGCAGCCTGGTGCTCGCCTGTCTCGACGAGGCCCGCGAACTGGGGTTGAGGCAGGTCTTCGCCCTGACCTACAAGCCGGACTTTTTCGCCCGGCTGGGGTTTGTCGAGATCGACAAGAGCCGGCTGCCGCAGAAGATCTGGCGCGACTGTATCAAGTGCGCCAAGTTTCCCGAATGCGACGAGACGGCGGTCAGCATCGACATCGACGGCGCCGTCCCGGACGGCGACAGCTAG